From the Lathyrus oleraceus cultivar Zhongwan6 chromosome 4, CAAS_Psat_ZW6_1.0, whole genome shotgun sequence genome, one window contains:
- the LOC127135031 gene encoding ribulose bisphosphate carboxylase small subunit, chloroplastic 3: protein MSAGTFTTSVSGPTFMALKSNSSNLWPNTYSIDWKKKTVSNGSRIHSMKTWNPINNKKFETLSYLPPLSDESIAKEIDYMLKKGWTPCLEFDEGGSIHRANSQMPGYYDGRYWTLWKLPMFGCVDSSQVINEIHECKKTFPNAYIRCLAFDNKRHMQSMAFLIHKPTTTT from the exons atGTCTGCTGGAACATTTACAACTTCAGTTTCTGGGCCTACCTTCATGGCCTTGAAATCCAACTCATCAAATCTTTGGCCCAACACTTATTCCATTGATTGGAAAAAGAAAACCGTTTCCAATGGTTCTAGAATCCACTCCATGAAG ACATGGAATCCCATCAATAATAAGAAATTTGAAACACTTTCCTATCTACCACCACTTTCTGATGAATCCATTGCTAAAGAGATTGACTACATGCTCAAAAAAGGATGGACCCCTTGCCTTGAATTTGACGAG GGTGGGAGTATTCATAGAGCAAATAGCCAGATGCCAGGATACTATGATGGAAGATATTGGACATTATGGAAGCTACCAATGTTTGGTTGTGTGGATTCTTCACAAGTGATTAATGAGATTCATGAATGCAAAAAGACATTTCCAAATGCATATATAAGATGCTTAGCATTTGACAACAAACGTCACATGCAATCCATGGCTTTTCTCATTCACAAACCTACTACTACTACTTAA